The following coding sequences lie in one Vibrio casei genomic window:
- a CDS encoding MFS transporter, with protein sequence MSISSTTSKSAMSNKNKTMLLVIGVLLVAANLRAPVTGIAPMIDLISQSFQLSATQAGMLTTLPLIAFALFAPPSSYLAKKLGLEYAIFVALIFIASGLLFRSLGSVSTLFIGTALIGIGVSIGNVLLPIVVKRDFPMKVAMLTSSYVLAMGIASGAASAFSIPLANDYQLGWQGALAALCVLTVIAMIFWTPQLRHNSKPTAISHTGVKSTNLWDKALAWQVSLYLGLGSYFTYTIIAWLPSILAQTGFSSEEAGIVHGVFQIGTALPGIFIIPLMAKLHDQRLPAFSICFIAGVCSIGLLYLPQFSYIWSFLLGLCSGAWFILGLSFISLRTSSPLQATTLSGMAQFIGYSLAAIGPMLAGYLHGLQNGWHEVILMIVIFCVCSGIIGLLAGRNTVIR encoded by the coding sequence ATGTCAATTTCTTCTACAACCTCAAAGTCAGCTATGAGCAATAAAAACAAAACTATGTTGTTAGTGATTGGCGTACTGTTGGTTGCGGCAAACTTGCGAGCGCCCGTTACGGGTATTGCACCTATGATTGATTTGATTTCTCAATCTTTCCAATTATCAGCTACTCAAGCTGGGATGCTAACAACATTACCGCTTATTGCGTTTGCTTTGTTTGCACCGCCGTCATCTTACTTAGCGAAAAAACTGGGTTTAGAGTATGCCATTTTTGTCGCACTTATTTTTATTGCTTCCGGGCTACTCTTTCGTTCTTTAGGGAGTGTCAGTACCTTATTTATTGGTACGGCATTAATAGGTATAGGAGTAAGCATAGGTAATGTTTTACTGCCAATTGTGGTTAAACGTGATTTTCCAATGAAAGTGGCAATGTTAACATCTAGTTATGTACTTGCTATGGGGATTGCATCAGGGGCGGCGTCGGCATTTTCTATCCCATTAGCTAATGATTATCAATTAGGTTGGCAAGGTGCATTGGCCGCACTCTGTGTTTTAACCGTTATCGCCATGATTTTTTGGACGCCACAATTACGCCACAACAGTAAACCGACGGCCATTAGTCATACGGGCGTTAAGTCTACCAATTTATGGGATAAAGCATTAGCGTGGCAGGTATCGCTGTACCTTGGCTTAGGTTCGTATTTCACCTATACGATTATTGCGTGGTTACCGAGTATCTTGGCACAAACTGGGTTTAGTTCCGAAGAAGCCGGGATCGTACACGGGGTCTTTCAGATAGGAACTGCTCTACCGGGTATTTTCATTATTCCACTTATGGCTAAATTACATGATCAACGGTTGCCTGCATTTAGTATTTGTTTTATCGCCGGAGTGTGTTCTATTGGTTTATTATATTTACCGCAATTTTCATATATTTGGTCTTTCTTGTTAGGGCTATGCTCCGGTGCTTGGTTTATCCTTGGCTTGTCTTTTATCAGTTTAAGAACCAGCAGCCCATTGCAGGCAACAACGCTTTCTGGAATGGCACAATTTATTGGTTATTCATTAGCGGCAATTGGTCCTATGCTTGCGGGGTATTTACATGGGCTACAAAACGGATGGCATGAGGTTATTTTGATGATCGTTATTTTTTGTGTGTGCTCTGGAATAATAGGATTATTGGCTGGGCGTAATACCGTTATTCGATAA
- a CDS encoding DUF3297 family protein — MSDTHSKPTLPDRLSGNSRSPHFVAECFDHQVGIRFNGKERTDVEEYCISEGWVKIASPKAKDRFGQPMLVTLKGTVEAFYI, encoded by the coding sequence ATGAGCGATACTCACTCAAAACCTACTTTACCCGATCGTCTTTCTGGAAATTCTCGCAGCCCTCATTTCGTAGCGGAATGCTTTGATCATCAAGTAGGAATTCGTTTTAACGGTAAAGAACGTACTGATGTTGAAGAATATTGTATTAGTGAAGGATGGGTTAAGATTGCTTCTCCTAAAGCGAAAGATCGCTTTGGTCAACCTATGCTAGTCACCTTGAAAGGAACGGTTGAAGCCTTCTATATCTAA
- a CDS encoding amino acid ABC transporter ATP-binding protein has protein sequence MTQQQDYMIEIQDMNKWYGEFHVLKNINLKVKKGEKIVICGPSGSGKSTMIRCINHLEEHQQGRIDVAGTELTEDLKNIEIIRKQVGMCFQHFNLFPHLTVLENCTLAPIWVKKMPKNEAEKVAMKYLERVKIPDQADKFPGQLSGGQQQRVAIARSLCMNPQVMLFDEPTSALDPEMVREVLDVMVELAGEGMTMLCVTHEMGFAKEVADRVIFMDAGEIIEENNPKEFFENPQSDRTINFLSQILHH, from the coding sequence ATGACTCAGCAACAAGATTATATGATTGAAATTCAAGACATGAACAAGTGGTACGGAGAGTTCCACGTTCTAAAAAATATTAACCTTAAAGTGAAAAAAGGAGAAAAAATTGTTATTTGTGGCCCTTCGGGGTCAGGTAAGTCCACCATGATTCGTTGCATCAACCACCTTGAAGAGCATCAACAAGGTCGAATTGATGTTGCTGGTACAGAACTTACTGAAGACTTGAAAAATATTGAGATCATCCGTAAGCAAGTGGGGATGTGTTTTCAACACTTCAATTTATTCCCACATTTAACGGTATTAGAAAACTGTACTCTTGCCCCTATTTGGGTAAAGAAAATGCCTAAAAATGAAGCCGAAAAAGTGGCGATGAAATACTTAGAGCGCGTAAAGATCCCCGATCAAGCAGACAAATTTCCAGGTCAGCTTTCTGGTGGTCAGCAACAACGTGTAGCGATAGCACGTTCTTTATGTATGAACCCACAAGTTATGTTATTTGACGAGCCAACATCAGCTCTCGACCCTGAAATGGTGCGTGAAGTGCTGGACGTAATGGTTGAATTAGCTGGCGAAGGCATGACCATGCTTTGTGTTACTCACGAAATGGGTTTTGCAAAAGAAGTCGCTGATCGGGTGATTTTTATGGATGCAGGAGAAATCATTGAAGAAAACAATCCAAAAGAGTTCTTTGAAAATCCTCAATCAGACCGAACTATTAACTTTTTGAGTCAGATTCTTCACCATTAA
- a CDS encoding amino acid ABC transporter permease: MKQHQFQPSLPPPANTVGIVGWLRKNLFSTPLNSILTLVMAYFAFTMIWSFTDWGLLNANWIGTTRDACTDTGACWVFISVRWDQFMFGFYPSQELWRPKLFYWTLAILVALMAYEKTPKRTWIFIFFGSAYPILMAGLLEGSMFGLPVVDTHQWGGLLVTLILATIGIVVSLPIGVVLALGRRSEMPIISKLSIAYIEIWRGVPLITVLFMASVMLPLFFSEGVQTDKLIRALIGVVMFYSAYMAEVVRGGLQAIPKGQYEAADSLGLSYWQKMGLVVLPQALKITIPSIVNNFLSLLKDTSLVLIIGMYDVLGIGQSANNDPDWLGYSTESYVFVALVFWVFCFGISRYSIYLENKLNTGHKR; the protein is encoded by the coding sequence ATGAAACAACATCAATTTCAACCAAGCCTACCGCCTCCTGCCAACACTGTTGGTATTGTTGGCTGGTTACGCAAAAACTTATTCAGCACCCCTTTAAATAGTATTTTAACGCTTGTGATGGCTTATTTTGCTTTCACCATGATCTGGTCTTTTACTGATTGGGGGCTGTTAAATGCCAACTGGATTGGTACGACTCGTGATGCGTGTACTGATACGGGCGCCTGTTGGGTATTCATCAGTGTTCGTTGGGATCAATTCATGTTTGGTTTTTATCCCAGCCAGGAGCTGTGGCGTCCAAAACTGTTCTACTGGACACTCGCTATTCTTGTTGCCTTGATGGCTTATGAAAAAACGCCAAAACGAACATGGATATTCATCTTCTTTGGGAGTGCTTACCCGATTTTAATGGCAGGCTTGCTTGAAGGTTCTATGTTTGGTTTGCCAGTGGTTGATACTCACCAATGGGGCGGGTTATTAGTTACCCTTATCTTAGCAACCATAGGTATTGTGGTTTCATTGCCTATTGGCGTGGTTCTCGCTCTGGGAAGACGATCAGAGATGCCCATCATAAGTAAGCTAAGTATTGCTTATATTGAAATATGGCGTGGCGTTCCATTGATTACGGTTTTGTTTATGGCTTCAGTCATGCTGCCACTCTTCTTTTCAGAAGGCGTGCAAACCGATAAATTAATCCGAGCACTCATTGGGGTTGTGATGTTCTACTCTGCTTATATGGCGGAAGTGGTTCGTGGTGGATTACAAGCCATCCCTAAAGGTCAATATGAAGCGGCCGATTCGTTGGGTCTTTCTTATTGGCAAAAAATGGGGCTCGTTGTTTTGCCTCAAGCACTTAAAATCACTATCCCTTCAATTGTGAATAACTTTTTATCACTATTAAAAGATACCAGCTTAGTATTAATCATCGGCATGTATGATGTATTAGGTATTGGGCAATCGGCTAATAATGATCCAGATTGGCTTGGATATTCAACTGAAAGTTATGTTTTTGTCGCACTTGTATTCTGGGTCTTTTGTTTTGGGATATCACGATATTCCATTTATCTAGAAAACAAACTCAATACTGGTCACAAAAGATAG